A single genomic interval of Carassius carassius chromosome 24, fCarCar2.1, whole genome shotgun sequence harbors:
- the isg20l2 gene encoding interferon-stimulated 20 kDa exonuclease-like 2, with product MSGLMLNLDYEPISGGKSGKSRGNAKHERFLGRRHYLEHKGFLKEKQNKKRNKNKQKNKKKYMQFNGGDQSNPGAIFPKVTSYLHNKTSEPSGSAQMFSTFSFPSTASTSQRHPADQAAPRTLGPLKYVAMDCEMVGTGPKGCRNELARCSIVNYEGDVIYDKYIKPIDPVTDFRTRWSGIRRQDLLHAIPFEHAQKEIVKIITGKVVVGHAINNDFKALKYFHPVCQTRDTARIPLLNQKAGLPVNEMVSLKRLTKAILKKDIQTGKGGHSSVEDAKATMELYKVVETMWEQKLSALNLPAEAMDLAQNQKI from the exons ATGTCAGGGCTTATGTTGAACCTGGATTATGAGCCTATAAGTGGAGGCAAATCAGGTAAATCCAGAGGAAATGCTAAACATGAACGTTTCCTTGGAAGGAGACATTACCTGGAGCACAAGGGTTttttaaaagagaaacaaaataaaaagcgaaacaaaaacaagcagaaaaataaaaaaaagtacatgCAGTTCAATGGAGGCGATCAATCAAACCCAGGTGCTATTTTTCCCAAAGTGACCTCTTATCTGCATAATAAGACAAGTGAGCCTTCTGGTTCTGCACAGATGTTTTCCACATTTTCATTTCCATCCACTGCCTCCACATCTCAGAGACATCCGGCAGACCAGGCAGCACCCCGCACCCTTGGACCTTTGAAATATGTGGCAATGGACTGTGAGATGGTGGGAACAGGACCGAAGGGGTGTCGCAATGAACTTGCCCGCTGCAGTATCGTCAACTACGAGGGTGATGTGATTTATGATAAATATATCAAACCCATCGATCCAGTGACAGACTTCCGCACTCGCTGGAGTGGAATCAGGAGGCAGGACCTCCTCCATGCCATACCCTTTGAACATGCACAGAAAGAG ATTGTGAAGATAATAACAGGGAAAGTGGTTGTGGGCCATGCCATCAATAATGACTTCAAGGCCTTGAAATATTTCCATCCTGTTTGCCAAACACGAGATACGGCACGGATTCCACTGCTAAACCAGAAAGCTGGGCTGCCTGTGAATGAAATGGTGTCTCTGAAGAGGCTCACTAAGGCTATTCTCAAAAAGGACATACAG ACAGGGAAGGGAGGCCACTCATCAGTAGAAGATGCCAAAGCCACCATGGAACTGTACAAAGTAGTGGAAACCATGTGGGAGCAAAAACTCTCAGCTCTCAACCTTCCAGCTGAAGCAATGGATCTAGCGCAGAATCAGAAAAtataa